The sequence ATTACGGCGCGAGAAACGGCAGGAGAATGGGTGAAATTTACTATGAATGTCCAAACgattttcaagaaaacaaGAGATAATCGCGTACGTCGAGGACTAACTTATTTCTGGGTTCGAATGTCTGATCTTGCATGTAAATGCCCAAAGATCAAAATTAACAAGTACGTacatgtttttcttattttccaacATATTTTATAAATCGATTTTATTGCTATTAGATCCTACTTAATTTTGGGAGGATCCGAGGACAGCAAGTACGGTCGTCCTGGCATCGAACTTAATACTCGATCTATCGTCATTGAATGGAAGGCAGAATGGATTAGTCGGATGAGACGATTTGAACGTCGCGCGTCTCGTAAATGCAAGTGAAAACTGAAATAACTGGGTATTTAACTTCAAATTACTTTTATTCGATGAACAAGTTTTCTTCCGTTTGATTTCCGAAGAATTCTTCTAAAGTTTCCCTTGGTTTCATTGACATTAATATGTATCATTCATGTGTTTCAATTTATCAATTTATATTATCAGTTTCCCATTTACAATTTGTGTTGTTCATTTCCCTTCACcaataagaaaattaactCAGTCAAGAACGTGCTAAAAAACGTAAGACAAAGCAAATCATAACCTTTTTTTCGGAAGTCAAAGGACACAAACATTCGTACAGTGGTGGTACCCAAGCCTATTCTTTTGGCTTTCATATAACGACCTATCAGCAAGCTAGCAAAGATTAACAAGTAGACCTCACACCTACACAAGTATCTCTAGCGAAGGCTAAGATGACGACAAACATAATAGCCTACTAAGTAAGACCTCTtttacataaaataaaaattttcggtGTTGTAGCAAGTTCCTACTTTTAATTTGTACTTTATGGTGgtgtaacattttaaaattaaaaaaaaaacactcttCCTCTGAATTCTGCTGAAGccaatttatattttcttcttgagcTTGCGAGCTCGGTAGacatttaacatttttaaatatcactTAATAACCCTCAACTATTGTCCTGTACATTATGTTTCGCTGCTGTAATGTGCGCtgttttaaatgtttgatgtacattattttcttctataCTATTCTTAACAAGAatcattgtttttaaaaaactaatttcaACTGTAGTATTCGTAACGGTATTTCCGAGTGGCcaatttccccatttttgtCTCGATTTTATGTTTGTGATAACTGTAGTACTATTTTGTGTCAATACAAGTACCGTCATCTAAACATAGAACAGAAGAACAAATTTGTCATCCATAAGCCTTTAAccaaattgatttaatttccaTGAAAACCAggttacaataaaaaaaagatacacaATGTGGAAAAAGATGCGAAAAATGAATCCGAAGTTAATTTATTGTGATCCAAATCAATTGCTAGGGAAAGGGGAGTTATGTTTTTGCCAATggcaatgaattaaaaaactgATGAAGAGTTGGACTCTCATTCCTCTCCTcggaatttcaataaaaattaacctCAATGGTATATCCTTCCATTCGCGTCCGATTTAACATGGCtaggaggaaaaaataatcttaattataaaaaacaaacaatttacaacgAAATACTTGTTTGAAACTTACAGCAGGCGCGTTGAGCATCTCGCTCGGAACTAAATCTCACCAACCCAGTTCCTTTAGCACGGATGTCGGCAAAAAGTACGTCCCCAACCTATATTCGTTCGtattatcaataaaataaaataatattagtTAAGGCTTTAGCGATgaagttttaaatttaattctaaTACAACAAACactacaccaaatcaacttcATTCAAGAACTTACGAATTAACGAATTTAAAAACTGCAGATTACAACTCCAGCAAATCATAAAACTTTCCTAGCAACAGTAACAAGATATTCTATGAGATTGTGAAAACAACTTTACTTACCTCGCAAAAAGTATCACGCAAATCTTGCCAACTGCAATTCGGTGGCaactgtaaatttttttaaaaaaaaggttattaattataaaaaaataaaataaaataaaataaatcacgaATCTCAATAATACATTTGTTACGAGAATGGTGTCCGAGAGTTTTGATGAACCACTAGTAGGGGCAAGCGATGATGATGTTGGGGGAGATGGACCCCTAGCAGACATTCGAGATACGGCGTCATATTCAGTAGAAGTAGGATAATCTTGTTTGCCACGTGTCATTTGGTTAGTTCTATAACTACCATATGCCTCTCTACGTTCGTAATCATGGACGGAAGCTGAAAGTGAACCTTTTGccgaaaaattttctgtttgataTCCATACGGAGCTGGATTGGAACGATCAGCAATTCCGTTTAGAGACATAGAACTTCCACTTTCGATTCCAATGTTGTAACCGGATCCCAAGTTACTCATCCGATAGTCGCCCATGGATAAATTATGCATAGATTGATTGGACCCCATGCTAGGCAATCCGGCGACTGATCGTTCCATTTGACCTCCCATAGCTGCTGTTCCACCTAACTGACCAAAACCAGTTTCGTGTGCAGGAATGAAATCCCCTACAGATGCCTCTGATCTATCGTAATGATGGCTGCTGAAATTCATTGCAGAACCACTGCTGTAAGAATCTGAAGGACGTCCTTGTGGAGCTACGAATCCGCCACCTGAAAGAACTAGTTTTAGACGATATCATATATTTAAACGTATATGAAGAGATACATACGTGGAAGATCACGTAGAGGATCTCCTCTGCTTCCTAGTCCCATTCCGATTGATCGAAGCCCTTCGGGTAAGTGAGACCTTGAAGATTGTGATTCGAGACGTTCAGCATCACGATCCATCCGTACAGTCATCCGTCTGTCGTAGAGCATTTGGTTGTTGAACATAGATATTGCCTAAAGAATTGAACatcaaaatataaaacaaagaaaattttagaaaCCTGAATGACAATCTTTGGAAATGCAAGGTGGCTTACAAATAGCTATCTGTAATTGACGGAGCCACCCAACATAATTATACCTGCACTGCCTCAACAGGATGGCTCATTTGCAAAACACCAAATCCACGAGACCTGCCATCTCGATCTTTCACCACCTCAGCGACGACAACTTTTCCGGCCAAACGAAACACTTCCCGAAGCTTAGCATCGTCCACCTTGTAATCCAACTGTTGATATGGGAGAACGCAACGACGTAAACTCAATTTCAAACGAatccgtgtttttttttcacaacacAACCAGATGTTTTACAAGCAAAATTAACTTGCAAAACCTCTAGACAAGATTTACACTTGCTCAGAAGTTGAGATGCCACTCGATTTCTGAGCAGGTGTAACGAACGACAAACCATCAGATTAAAAAGCCCAACATGTTGGTGAAGTTCAACTGAATGGATTCATAGCCAACGTATTCAACAGACAAAACGAAAAGGTCAccttggaagaaaagaaaaaactagtTTCCTTGATTTGAACTTACATTTGCAACAAAA is a genomic window of Daphnia pulicaria isolate SC F1-1A chromosome 2, SC_F0-13Bv2, whole genome shotgun sequence containing:
- the LOC124327817 gene encoding myelin expression factor 2-like isoform X2, with product MENTQEVKENERSSDVPNTTAGDTTKVENTEVVTTDKPKQSTPMEKSNVKKKDQEQEKGRSKDQQSVRERSRRGERSRGGRSAFKGSVYRPRSRPECRVHISNIPYEYRWQDLKDLFRSEVGEVSFVELFEDEYGKPRGSGIVEFEKLEHARIALEKMNRFELKGRRLIVKEDVDVERGADASASSRQESRNHLSSSYSSGREYGGDVSYSSGRKNGPGGGGGSIGTLTSPSSTRWSNTYGLSPQFLDSLGIPGPLIDRIFVANLDYKVDDAKLREVFRLAGKVVVAEVVKDRDGRSRGFGVLQMSHPVEAVQAISMFNNQMLYDRRMTVRMDRDAERLESQSSRSHLPEGLRSIGMGLGSRGDPLRDLPRGGFVAPQGRPSDSYSSGSAMNFSSHHYDRSEASVGDFIPAHETGFGQLGGTAAMGGQMERSVAGLPSMGSNQSMHNLSMGDYRMSNLGSGYNIGIESGSSMSLNGIADRSNPAPYGYQTENFSAKGSLSASVHDYERREAYGSYRTNQMTRGKQDYPTSTEYDAVSRMSARGPSPPTSSSLAPTSGSSKLSDTILVTNLPPNCSWQDLRDTFCEVGDVLFADIRAKGTGLVRFSSERDAQRACSMLNRTRMEGYTIEVNFY
- the LOC124327817 gene encoding myelin expression factor 2-like isoform X1, with translation MENTQEVKENESNFNRSSDVPNTTAGDTTKVENTEVVTTDKPKQSTPMEKSNVKKKDQEQEKGRSKDQQSVRERSRRGERSRGGRSAFKGSVYRPRSRPECRVHISNIPYEYRWQDLKDLFRSEVGEVSFVELFEDEYGKPRGSGIVEFEKLEHARIALEKMNRFELKGRRLIVKEDVDVERGADASASSRQESRNHLSSSYSSGREYGGDVSYSSGRKNGPGGGGGSIGTLTSPSSTRWSNTYGLSPQFLDSLGIPGPLIDRIFVANLDYKVDDAKLREVFRLAGKVVVAEVVKDRDGRSRGFGVLQMSHPVEAVQAISMFNNQMLYDRRMTVRMDRDAERLESQSSRSHLPEGLRSIGMGLGSRGDPLRDLPRGGFVAPQGRPSDSYSSGSAMNFSSHHYDRSEASVGDFIPAHETGFGQLGGTAAMGGQMERSVAGLPSMGSNQSMHNLSMGDYRMSNLGSGYNIGIESGSSMSLNGIADRSNPAPYGYQTENFSAKGSLSASVHDYERREAYGSYRTNQMTRGKQDYPTSTEYDAVSRMSARGPSPPTSSSLAPTSGSSKLSDTILVTNLPPNCSWQDLRDTFCEVGDVLFADIRAKGTGLVRFSSERDAQRACSMLNRTRMEGYTIEVNFY